In a genomic window of Nocardia fluminea:
- the recF gene encoding DNA replication/repair protein RecF (All proteins in this family for which functions are known are DNA-binding proteins that assist the filamentation of RecA onto DNA for the initiation of recombination or recombinational repair.) — protein MFIRELSVRDFRSWEHADLELSPGRTVFLGANGNGKTNLLEAVGYLATLGSHRVSADAPLIRMGATQARIGATVVNTGRELRVDVELKAGSANRAQINRSPVRRSREILGILQTVLFAPEDLALVRGDPGERRRFLDELSTARLPRLAGVRADYDKVLRQRSALLKTAGRQSRSRADLGTLDVWDGHLAEHAAVLLAERLRLVHDLYPHLSQAYRSIAPESRPAAIAYRSGYLPRELLDPARVPDAGDAQLLHEIMLRELAAARNRELDRGVCLVGPHRDDLELLLGSAPAKGFASHGESWSFALALRLASFELLRGEGSEPVLLLDDVFAELDRRRRTALAEVAAGAEQVLITAAVAEDVPMELAAEPLRVHTTGEADRRTSHIVTEDVRHAEDMHRSR, from the coding sequence ATGTTCATCCGTGAGCTGTCGGTCCGTGATTTCCGTTCGTGGGAACACGCCGATCTCGAGTTGTCCCCAGGGCGCACGGTGTTCCTGGGGGCGAATGGCAACGGCAAGACGAATCTGCTCGAGGCCGTCGGTTATCTGGCGACTCTCGGCTCGCACCGGGTCTCCGCCGACGCGCCACTGATCCGGATGGGCGCCACCCAGGCCAGGATCGGGGCCACGGTGGTGAACACGGGCCGGGAACTGCGCGTGGATGTGGAACTCAAGGCGGGCAGTGCCAACCGCGCGCAGATCAACCGCTCGCCGGTGCGCCGCTCGCGCGAGATCCTGGGAATTCTGCAGACCGTGTTGTTCGCGCCGGAGGATCTGGCGCTGGTGCGTGGGGATCCGGGGGAGCGGCGGCGATTTCTCGACGAGTTGTCCACAGCCCGGTTGCCCAGGCTGGCCGGGGTGCGCGCCGACTACGACAAGGTGTTGCGGCAGCGTTCGGCGCTGCTGAAAACCGCTGGGCGCCAATCGCGTTCACGTGCCGATCTGGGCACTCTGGACGTGTGGGACGGGCATCTCGCCGAGCACGCCGCGGTGCTGCTCGCCGAACGGTTACGCCTGGTCCACGACCTGTATCCCCATCTGTCCCAGGCATATCGGTCGATCGCGCCCGAATCACGCCCTGCCGCAATCGCTTACCGCTCCGGGTATCTCCCACGGGAGCTGCTCGATCCGGCCAGGGTGCCCGACGCCGGTGACGCCCAGCTGCTGCACGAGATCATGCTGCGCGAGCTTGCCGCCGCCCGGAATCGCGAACTCGATCGCGGGGTCTGTCTGGTCGGCCCGCATCGCGACGATCTGGAGTTGCTGCTCGGCAGCGCGCCCGCGAAGGGATTCGCCAGTCACGGCGAGTCCTGGTCGTTCGCGCTCGCGCTGCGGTTGGCCTCGTTCGAGCTGTTGCGCGGCGAGGGCTCCGAACCGGTGCTGCTGCTCGACGACGTGTTCGCCGAGCTCGACCGTCGTCGGCGCACGGCTCTCGCGGAGGTGGCCGCCGGCGCCGAGCAGGTGTTGATCACGGCCGCGGTGGCCGAGGACGTGCCCATGGAATTGGCCGCGGAACCGTTGCGGGTGCACACGACCGGCGAGGCGGACCGGCGTACCTCACACATCGTCACCGAGGACGTCCGACACGCCGAG
- the dnaN gene encoding DNA polymerase III subunit beta — MELASMKFRVAREDFAESVAWVARSLPSRPPVPVLGGVLLVADENGLTVSGFDYEVSAQMRVAAEVAGPGQVLVSGRLLADITKSLSNKPVDVSVDGTRVLIACGSAKFSLPTMPVEDYPQLPEVPQQTGELTVDVFAEAVGQVAVAAGRDDTLPMLTGIRVEIEGNDVVLAATDRFRLAVRHLQWQPTRSDIETAVLIPARTLSEAAKTLGAAEAPVQLSLGNAGGADGLLGIVNGGRRTTTRLLDAEFPKFRQLLPKEHTSIATLPVAVLSEAIKRVALVAERGAQVRLEFSTDGVLLSAGGDDAGRAEEWLEADFRGEPLTIAFNPGYLTEGLAALHTDRVTFGFTTPSRPAVLLPASDEEPKVLESGAFAALESQYIYLLMPVRLPG; from the coding sequence ATGGAGCTTGCGAGCATGAAGTTTCGGGTCGCCCGAGAGGACTTCGCCGAATCGGTGGCCTGGGTGGCGCGCAGTCTCCCGTCCCGGCCTCCGGTGCCTGTTCTGGGCGGTGTGTTGCTGGTGGCCGACGAGAACGGCCTGACGGTCTCCGGGTTCGACTACGAGGTCTCCGCGCAGATGCGCGTCGCGGCCGAGGTCGCCGGTCCCGGCCAGGTCCTGGTCTCGGGCCGCCTGCTCGCCGACATCACCAAGTCGCTGTCGAACAAGCCGGTCGATGTCTCCGTCGACGGCACCCGCGTGCTCATCGCCTGCGGCAGCGCGAAGTTCTCCCTGCCGACCATGCCGGTCGAGGATTATCCCCAGCTGCCCGAGGTGCCGCAGCAGACCGGTGAACTCACCGTCGACGTGTTCGCCGAGGCCGTCGGCCAGGTCGCCGTCGCCGCGGGCCGTGACGACACCCTGCCGATGCTCACCGGCATCCGCGTCGAGATCGAGGGCAACGACGTGGTGCTCGCCGCCACCGACCGCTTCCGCCTCGCCGTGCGCCATCTGCAGTGGCAGCCCACCCGCTCCGATATCGAGACCGCGGTGCTCATTCCCGCGCGCACGCTGTCCGAGGCCGCCAAGACCCTCGGTGCCGCCGAAGCGCCCGTACAGCTGTCACTGGGCAATGCCGGCGGCGCCGACGGCCTGCTCGGCATCGTCAACGGTGGCAGGCGCACCACCACCCGACTGCTCGACGCGGAATTCCCCAAGTTCCGCCAGTTGCTCCCCAAGGAGCACACCTCCATCGCCACCCTGCCCGTCGCCGTGCTGTCCGAGGCGATCAAGCGCGTGGCCCTCGTGGCCGAGCGCGGCGCCCAGGTGCGGCTCGAGTTCTCCACAGACGGCGTGCTGCTGTCGGCGGGTGGGGACGACGCGGGCCGGGCCGAGGAATGGCTGGAAGCCGATTTCCGCGGCGAACCGCTCACCATCGCGTTCAACCCCGGCTACCTCACCGAGGGCCTGGCCGCGCTGCACACCGACCGGGTGACGTTCGGGTTCACCACCCCCAGCCGTCCCGCGGTGCTGCTGCCCGCGTCCGACGAGGAGCCGAAGGTGCTCGAGTCGGGCGCCTTCGCGGCGCTGGAGAGCCAGTACATCTACCTGTTGATGCCGGTCCGGCTGCCCGGCTGA
- the dnaA gene encoding chromosomal replication initiator protein DnaA → MDDEQNVLATVWPEVVAELTTGSADGAIPAVSRAQQAWLKLVKPLTVAQGFALLSVPSSLAQEAIERDLREPILRSLGRRLGPQVEGLGVRIAAPSPAAGERAGSSPRHARMTSRPERPREQVRPPAGYPGPDFSVPDYAARGEYGRPRYGAGEYPVQGGEYGNDYQSSPDYPVNGEYPSSYGGREYPGQAGEYGERNDYAGHREYPAEPEYQQQKPEYQQQPEYQQNPPEFGQQPEYQQAPSEYGQQPEYKQPPSEYGQQPEYQQVSSDFSQPAEYQGDRNEFPGTDFEPTGTYPVPDYPGAEFGGRGEFRGARPDQRVPETAPPARREQAAAPRRDHSGQESLFTPEPAPQRAPNRGRPSEEPAAARAEEPNTEGQDKPFPGQPGAQPSDDEPVVSNRNNWPTYFSKSPEAPPQSSSSASLNAKYTFETFVIGASNRFAHAAAVAIAEAPARAYNPLFVWGASGLGKTHLLHAAGHYAQRLFPGMRVKYVSTEEFTNDFINSLRDDRKVAFKRRYRETDILLVDDIQFIEGKEGIQEEFFHTFNTLHNANKQIVVSSDRPPKQLATLEERLRTRFEWGLITDVQPPELETRIAILRKKARMDRLDVPHDVLELIASRVERNIRELEGALIRVTAFASLNGQPLDLSLAEVVLRDLMPDTAALEINAATIMAVTAEYFNTTLEELTGPGKARPLAQARQIAMYLCRELTDLSLPKIGQAFGRDHTTVMYAEKKVRKEMTERRRVYDQVQELTARIKQRSR, encoded by the coding sequence ATGGACGACGAGCAGAACGTGCTGGCCACAGTGTGGCCGGAGGTGGTTGCCGAGCTCACCACCGGCTCTGCCGACGGCGCCATTCCCGCGGTGAGTCGCGCGCAGCAGGCCTGGTTGAAGCTGGTGAAGCCACTCACCGTCGCGCAGGGTTTCGCGTTGCTGTCGGTCCCGTCCTCGCTGGCACAGGAGGCGATCGAGCGTGATCTGCGCGAGCCGATCCTGCGATCGCTCGGCCGTCGGCTCGGTCCCCAGGTGGAAGGACTCGGGGTGCGCATCGCCGCGCCGAGCCCGGCCGCGGGGGAGCGGGCCGGTAGTTCGCCCCGGCACGCCAGGATGACGAGCAGGCCGGAGCGTCCGCGCGAGCAGGTGCGCCCGCCCGCCGGTTATCCCGGTCCCGATTTCAGTGTTCCCGATTACGCCGCCCGTGGTGAGTACGGCAGGCCGCGGTACGGCGCGGGCGAGTACCCCGTCCAGGGCGGCGAGTACGGCAACGACTATCAGTCGTCCCCCGACTATCCGGTCAACGGCGAGTACCCGAGCAGCTACGGCGGCCGCGAGTACCCCGGGCAGGCCGGCGAGTACGGCGAGCGCAACGACTACGCGGGGCACCGCGAGTACCCGGCCGAACCGGAGTACCAGCAGCAAAAGCCCGAATACCAGCAACAGCCGGAGTACCAGCAGAACCCACCGGAATTCGGCCAGCAGCCCGAGTACCAGCAGGCACCGTCGGAGTACGGCCAGCAGCCGGAGTACAAGCAGCCGCCCTCGGAATACGGTCAGCAGCCCGAGTACCAGCAGGTATCGTCCGATTTCAGTCAGCCTGCCGAGTACCAGGGCGACCGCAACGAGTTCCCCGGCACCGATTTCGAACCCACCGGGACCTACCCGGTACCCGACTATCCCGGCGCCGAGTTCGGCGGGCGCGGTGAGTTCCGTGGCGCGCGGCCGGACCAGCGGGTCCCCGAGACCGCACCGCCCGCCCGGCGTGAGCAAGCCGCGGCACCGCGCCGCGACCACTCCGGCCAGGAGTCGCTGTTCACACCCGAGCCGGCGCCGCAGCGCGCGCCGAATCGGGGCAGGCCGTCCGAGGAGCCCGCCGCCGCTCGTGCCGAGGAGCCGAATACCGAGGGCCAGGACAAGCCGTTCCCTGGTCAGCCGGGTGCGCAGCCGTCCGACGACGAACCCGTGGTCAGCAACCGCAACAACTGGCCGACCTATTTCAGCAAGTCGCCCGAGGCGCCGCCGCAGTCCTCGTCGTCGGCCAGTCTCAATGCCAAGTACACGTTCGAGACCTTCGTCATCGGCGCGTCCAACCGGTTCGCGCATGCTGCGGCGGTCGCCATCGCGGAGGCACCGGCGCGCGCCTACAACCCGCTGTTCGTCTGGGGCGCTTCGGGATTGGGTAAAACCCACCTGTTGCACGCGGCCGGTCACTACGCGCAGCGGCTGTTTCCCGGCATGCGGGTGAAGTACGTCTCGACCGAGGAATTCACCAACGACTTCATCAACAGCCTGCGCGACGACCGCAAGGTCGCGTTCAAGCGCCGCTACCGCGAGACCGACATCCTGCTGGTCGACGACATCCAGTTCATCGAGGGCAAGGAAGGCATCCAGGAGGAGTTCTTCCACACCTTCAACACCCTGCACAACGCGAACAAGCAGATCGTGGTGTCCTCGGATCGCCCGCCCAAGCAGCTGGCCACCCTGGAGGAACGGCTGCGGACTCGCTTCGAGTGGGGCCTGATCACCGATGTGCAGCCGCCTGAGCTGGAGACTCGCATCGCGATTCTGCGCAAGAAGGCGCGGATGGACCGGCTCGATGTGCCCCACGATGTGCTCGAGTTGATCGCGAGCCGGGTGGAGCGCAATATCCGCGAACTCGAGGGTGCGCTGATCCGGGTGACGGCGTTCGCCTCGCTCAACGGTCAGCCGCTCGATCTCTCGCTGGCCGAGGTCGTGCTGCGCGACCTGATGCCCGACACCGCGGCGCTCGAGATCAACGCGGCGACGATCATGGCCGTCACCGCCGAGTATTTCAACACCACGCTCGAGGAGCTGACCGGGCCGGGCAAGGCGCGCCCGCTGGCCCAGGCCCGGCAGATCGCGATGTACCTGTGCCGTGAGCTCACCGATCTGTCGCTGCCCAAGATCGGGCAGGCGTTCGGCCGGGACCACACCACGGTGATGTACGCCGAGAAAAAAGTGCGCAAGGAGATGACCGAGCGCCGCCGGGTCTACGACCAGGTCCAAGAACTCACAGCCCGAATCAAACAGCGCTCCCGCTGA